Below is a genomic region from Brucella intermedia LMG 3301.
AAAGCGCAGCTTGGCGACGCAATTTTCGCCAATAAGCAACAGCGCCCGAACCGGGCACGTCGAGGAGGAATGGCCGTCTGACACAATAGCACCCGTATTTACACGGCGGCGGTTATGCTTCAAAATAATGGAGCTTCTCGCCCCGAACCGAGGAGCATTGTATGTCGCAGCCCGTTCTCGATTTGAGAGCGCGCGCATTTTATTATGTGCGCGGTGAAATTACCCTGATCGGTACATGGCTTCGCATTGAGGGCCAGTTTCGCCCCTGCATGGTGCTGATCCGCACCGGCGAGGAAACCAATCCCCACACCGTTCCTTGCCTCATACCGCTGGAACGGGCTTGGATTTGGAACGAAACGTTTGGCGATCCGCGACAAGCGGCGCACACGGTCGCCGGTTTCCTCGATGCTCTGCGCCTCACGCCCGGCAAAGTGAACGCTATCCGCCTTCTGTCACTCATTCACGAGCATCTTGGCGATCTGGTCAATATTCCGCCTCTGCCGCCGCTTGAGCAGCGCGTGGTGGCCGAAATCATCGTAACCAACAATACGACTGGTCAGACCCGCGAAGTTGAGGTGAAGGATTATGTTTGACCTCAACGCGCAGGACGGTTCCGTCCGCACGACCAAATATGAATCCCCGATCCCTAAGAGCAAACCTGTCGATAAACCGATCAGGGCGCATAAGCTTGACGATGGGCTTATGGTCAAAAAGCATCGCGAGTTGATGTCGCTGTTCGTGACAGAGCAGGATCGGCAATCCGAAAATCGCCGGGAAATGGCGATTGAAGAAGATTTCTACGACAATATTCAGTGGTCAGCCGAAGATGCACAAACATTGGAAGATCGCGGGCAGGTGCCGCTCGTCTACAATGTCATAAGCGCCTCGGTGGACTGGATAACCGGATCGGAGAAGCGCACCCGCACCGATGCGAAGGTTTTGCCCAGGCGCAAGGAGGACTCGAAGCCGGCCCAACGCAAAACTGAACTGATGAAATATCTCTCGGACGTGAATCGCACGCCGTTCTCACGTTCGCGAGCGTTTGAAGATGCGGTGCGCGTTGGCGTCGGTTGGATGGAAGATGGCTTTGACGCCGATTCCGATGGCGAACCGCTCTATTCGCGCTATGAAAATTGGCGGAACATCCTTCACGACAGCGCAGCGACCGAGCCGGACCTGTCCGACGCGCGCTATATCTTCCGCATGAAATGGTTCGATTTCGATATCATTTCTGCGATATTCCCCGAACGCATCGGCGTTCTGCAGAATGCTGCACAATTATCGCCTGGCGTGAACGGGCTCGACGAGCTTTCCGACGAGATCACCGATCAGCACGAAATTGAGCTTGAGCACTCAAAATCGGCATCTGTTGCTTCCTCAAATCTTGGCACATATGAACGCCAGCGCGTCCGCGTTATCGAGGCATGGGTGCGTATTCCATCAACAACGGAAAAGCTGCGCGGCGGCGTATTCTCCGGAGAAATATACGACCCGTTCTCGCCGGCTCACAAAGAAGCCGTTGAGAGTGGCGAATCCGAAATTGTTGCGCGCCCCACCATGCGCATGCACGTTGCGATTTTCACAACCGCGGGCATGCTGTATTTCGGCCCTTCGCCCTACCGGCACAATCAATTCCCGTTGACGCCGATTTGGGGCTATCGGCGCGGCCGCAACAATCTGCCTTATGGCATTATCCGCCGGCTGAAAGATATTCAGGTCGATGTGAACAAGCGCGCCTCCAAGGCGCTTTACATTCTTTCCTCCAACAAAATCATTATGGAGGAAGGCGCGACGGACGATCTGGACGCCTTCACCGAGGAAGCTTCGCGCCCGGATGCGGTATTGGTTGTAAAAACGGGCAAGAAGGTTGAGCTCAATGCCGAGCGCGAGCTCGCGCAGGGTCATTTGGAGCTTATGAGCCGTTCAATCGGTATGATCCAGCAGGCTTCAGGCGTTACCGACGAAGTTCTCGGACGTACAACGAATGCCGTATCGGGCATCGCTATCCAACGGCGGCAAGAGCAAGGCTCGCTGGCAACCGCGAAGTTTTTTGACAATCTTATGTTCGCCGAACAGGTACGGGGTGAAAAGGTACTCGCGAACATTGAACAGTTCATGAGCGAGAAGAAATCCTTCCGGATCACGAACACACGCGGCACACCGCAATACGTCGATATCAACGATGGCCTGCCTGAAAACGATATTATCCGCACCAAGGCGGATTATGTCATTTCCGACCAGACATGGAACGCCACGCTACGCCAAGCCAACTTCCAGTCTCTGATGGAACTGGCCCAAAAGTTGCCGCCGAACGTCACAATCGCCTTGCTCGATCTTATTGTCGAAACGTCCGATATGCCCAACGTGGAAGAACTCGTGCGCCGCATTCGACAGATCAACAATCAGCGCGATCCGGACGCCGATCCAAACGAGGTCACGGAAGAAGAAATTGCGGCGCAGAAGGCGGCGGAAGAAGCGGCAGCGATCCAGAAAGAGGACGCAATGGCCGACATTCGCAAAAAGCATGCCGATGCTGGCTTCAAGGAAGCGCAGACCAAGGCGATTGCCGACAAGAGCGTCAACGACAAGGTGGACGCGCAGCAAAAGGCACTCGTCGCGGCTCGTGACGCCGTGGCCGCACCACAAACATTGCAGATTGCCGACCACATTCTGCACGAGAGCGGATTTGTATCGCGTACCGATATGGAGGAAGCGGCGGAGGACGAAATGCGCGCCTCCCAAGTACAGGCTGCGCAGGCCGAGCAAGAACAGCGCGCGCAGCAGGAAATCATGCAGCCGCAAGATCCACAAATGCCACCCGAAGCGGGCGGAGCAACGCCCGAACAACTGAACCAGCCTTTATCCCCAACGCCACAGCAGCCAATGGAGCCGCCGCTACAATAATCGGGCCTCGGCCCTTCTAACCCCATCCCGCTACCGTGGAGAATAAATTATGGATCGATTGACCGAAGAACAGCTTGCGCAGCTCACCGACGCCGAGCGAGAAGGCTACGAGCTTATGCTGGCCGAAGATGAAGACGAGGGCACCACGGACGAAGAAGCCGAGGACAACCACGACGACGATGCCGGCGGGGATGATGACGGCGATGGCGACGAAGAACAGGATGATGACGGCGGCGCCGACGACGAAGCGGATTCCGGAGAGGAAGACGACGATGCGGACGCGAGCGAGGATGGCACCGAAACTGCCGCCGAGGATCAGTCCGAGGACGCGCAGGCCGACGAAGCCCAGCCTGCGCCAGCCGCAAAGCAGGTTGATTTCGACGCGCCGCGCCGTATTCAAAGTGAAATCGAAGCTATCGAGCAGAAACAGGCCCAGTTGCTCGAACAGTTCGATGACGGGGAGATCACTCGCGAGGAATTTCTTGAGAAGGACAAGGAATTTCGCACCGAGCTCGCGACCCAGTTAAAAGCGCAGGGGAAAGCCGAGGCGGCGATTGAGGACGCCAGCGCGGCCTATCTTGGACAGGTGGATCAGTTCCTGGCCGAAAATCAGCAGTACAAGCCCGGCGGGCTCCTGTTCAATCTCCTGAATGACAAGGTGAAAAGCGCGCAGGCGGAAGCGCGCAAGAATGGCGCCAGTCCGTTATCGATCGATCTTGTGCGTAAGGCACACGCCGAGATCCAGGCAGAACTGGGTTTGCCAGCTAAGTCTGCCAAACCATCGGCCAACGACAAGAAAGACCCCAAGGCTGCGAAGGGCGACAAGTCCGAAAAGAAACCGGCAAAGCAGCCAGCCAAGCGGGATATGCCGCCGAACCTCAACGGCTTGCCTTCCGACGATATCAACGACGCTTCGGACGATAACGGACATTTCGCTTACCTGAGCCGCCTCGCCGTCTCCGAGCCGCTTGAGTATGAAAAGAGGTTCAAAGCCATGTCGCCGGAGCAGCAGGACGAATTTTTGCGGTACGGTGGCTAATGCTGGCATTGACGGTAGGGATAGGCAAAGCCGTCCAGATCGGGGAGGCGGCTGTTGTTAAGGTCGAAGACAAGCAAGGCCGGGCGGTCAAGCTTGTCTTCGCAACCGACATTTACCCGATACGCATCTTGGATGACGGCGTTATCCCGCCTCGCTTTACGCGGGGAATAACCGGGCGCCCGCGACCGTACTGACAAAATCGGGAACCTGCGAATAATCGCAAACTGACAGGAAGGGCCGCAGATCGCGGCCCTTATTGCTACACGGCTTGGCGTAAATTGTCGGGTATGTGCTCTGCGATGATGCGCGCCCGGTGGCGAAGACGTACAATCCGCGTTGGGCGCTGCCGGGTAGCTTCCTCGTATGCCGCCCTGGCGATAAGTGCATTCACCGAACAGCTTAGAAGGGTGTCGACCCTCAAATCGTCATCTGTCCACTGCTCTACGTGGAACTCGCAATTCGCATATCGCTGCACGTATTCATTCATCGCTTTTCTCCTTTTGCCGGAAGCATGTTTGATGTTCCGCCGCCAAACGAGAACGAATAGGAAACGAAAGCGCCGTTTTGGCGGCGCTGTCAAGAATTATCAATCTCGGGAGTAGTAGTAAGTGGATCGGCCTCTTGGGATCGAAACAAGACAGACGCATTCAAAGTGCGATGCCCTACCATTAAGCGAAGGCCGAATATCAGAACGGGCCGGACGCTACCCCGGCTGCACTTAGGATCAAGGGCGTAGTTAACGTCTCTTATCCAGACTGGCTCTAGACATTGCCGTGTTCAGCAACCCGATGAACCTTGATCCCCATCATTTAGCGTGTCCGCTTTCCACGCCGCCGTTCTGATTTGGTGCGAGGCGATGGCATCACATCGATCGCTCCATCTGACCGGCATTGTGAGAGTTTCCCCTATCCGGTTCAGCTTTTGCGCCTCGCACTCTGTGCGAGCCTATCCGTAGACAGGGTGGGAATGTGTGTCTCCCTCTCGCATTCTGTTGAGGCACCGCCTCGAAACTGGTTGCAGAGGCAGGAGTCGAACCTGCTACCTCTTGGGTATGAACCAAGTGAGCTACCGTTGCTCTACTCTGCTGCAAACGCCGCAAACCGGCGTTCCTGAATTGTCTTTTCGCCGAAATACCGGCGTGGATTGCCACACATGGCACAGGAGCACACAGCAAGATACTCTGCCGCTCTGGCCTTTTTATCGTGCGGATATAAGCGCCGACACTTTGCTTTCATGCGCAGCTTATCGGCGATCCTGCGCGCTCGCTTTGCGACCATAACATCACCAATGTCTTTCAGACGCGACAATAGAGCAAATAGCCGATTCTGGGAAATTCAATTTTGCTCCGTTGACGGCAATTTGCGGCCATTCGGATGAAGCCTCGATGTTTACATTTGTTGACATAAAGCTGTTCCATAACTCGCCGCGCGGCTCCAAATCCGCTATTGCATTGGCCTGCTGTTACGAGTAATTATGAGCGCACAGTTTGCGCATGACGTGCTTCTGCCCGAGAAACCCGGAGATACACGTCATGGCCGCAAAGACCACGATTCCGTTTGGCAGTCCGCTTGCCGTTGCCCGTTGGTCGGGCGCACTATTCGCTTCCGTTGAAACGCAGAGCTACTGGGCCCGCAAGTTCATGGGCGAGGATGATAATGCCATCATCCAACGCCTCACTGATCTTGAGAAGGAAGCCGGCGACACGATCCATTTCGATCTGTCGGCGCAGCTCCGCCAGAAACCAACCCCCGGCGACAATCGCATCGAGGGCAAGGAAGAACAGCTTCGCTTCTATTCGGATGAAGTGAAGATCGACCAGCTCCGCCACCCGGTCTCCGCTGGCGGTAAAATGTCCCGCAAGCGCACCGCTCATGACCTTCGCAAGACTGCCAAGGCCCGCTTGTCCGAGTACTGGGCGAAGTACATGGATGAAATCAACTTCATCTATGTGTCCGGCGCGCGCGGCATGAATGAGGACTTCACCGAAGAAGTCACCTACACCGGCCATGCCACGAACCCGATTCAGGCACCGGACAACGATCATATCCTTTACGGCGGCGATGCCGACAGCAAGGCGACGATCAGTTCCACGTCCAAGATGGACCGCGACCTGATCGAACGTGCTGTTGTTCATGCCGGCATGATGCGTTCGCTCAATCCCGACAATGCCAACATGCAGCCTGTCACCATCAACGGTGAATCCCACTACGTCTGCGTTATGTCTCTGTTCCAGGAATACGACCTGCGCACGAG
It encodes:
- a CDS encoding N4-gp56 family major capsid protein, which translates into the protein MAAKTTIPFGSPLAVARWSGALFASVETQSYWARKFMGEDDNAIIQRLTDLEKEAGDTIHFDLSAQLRQKPTPGDNRIEGKEEQLRFYSDEVKIDQLRHPVSAGGKMSRKRTAHDLRKTAKARLSEYWAKYMDEINFIYVSGARGMNEDFTEEVTYTGHATNPIQAPDNDHILYGGDADSKATISSTSKMDRDLIERAVVHAGMMRSLNPDNANMQPVTINGESHYVCVMSLFQEYDLRTSDTAGWLEIQKAAAAAEGRNNPIFKGGLGMINNCVLHSHQRVIRFDDYGADGAQPAARALFMGRQAGVVAYGSTGGMRFTWKEEMRDYDNEPTVAAGIIFGVKKTRFNDRDYGVVALDTYASRPKKK